In Bdellovibrio svalbardensis, a single genomic region encodes these proteins:
- a CDS encoding protein-glutamine glutaminase family protein: MKFLKLAFLFLLGAIPAQADDLKSFAAGLDQTLRHVNRSGYSKPCSSEEFTTSSSRLGVYQGKKVTIVSEADAQKIFADLKNHSEIPYDFSFGGCEERAHEMSRLMMLKGITPLKGFASVDESKAPRLQIPHPTKKGEYIQWKYHVAPVILVAKNGELVPYTLDPSLAKKAIPTSEWLAEMTRHDPKMKVKMTFAPAMQYDVDGRIRINMTDKDFNQSIQDTLKDLKKKSQDPNGEAEYYFEKTRIEETVNMMDSGGY, translated from the coding sequence ATGAAGTTTTTGAAGCTCGCATTTCTATTCTTACTTGGCGCAATTCCAGCTCAAGCGGACGACCTCAAGTCATTTGCCGCAGGTCTGGATCAGACACTCCGACATGTCAACCGTTCGGGGTATAGCAAGCCCTGCTCGTCAGAGGAGTTCACGACCTCTTCTTCCCGCCTTGGAGTCTATCAAGGAAAGAAAGTCACGATTGTAAGTGAAGCGGATGCTCAGAAAATATTTGCAGATCTCAAGAACCATAGTGAAATCCCCTATGACTTTTCGTTCGGGGGCTGCGAGGAAAGAGCCCATGAAATGTCGCGACTTATGATGCTCAAAGGAATCACTCCGTTAAAGGGTTTTGCATCGGTTGATGAAAGCAAAGCCCCGCGCTTGCAAATCCCACATCCCACAAAAAAGGGTGAATACATCCAATGGAAATACCATGTCGCTCCGGTGATTTTGGTGGCTAAAAATGGCGAACTGGTGCCCTACACCCTGGACCCTTCACTTGCTAAGAAGGCAATTCCCACGTCGGAGTGGCTTGCCGAGATGACTCGACACGATCCCAAAATGAAAGTAAAAATGACCTTTGCCCCGGCAATGCAATACGATGTCGACGGCCGAATCAGAATCAACATGACCGACAAAGATTTCAATCAGTCCATACAAGACACACTGAAAGATCTCAAGAAGAAGAGCCAAGATCCCAACGGTGAAGCTGAGTACTACTTCGAGAAAACTCGCATCGAGGAAACCGTCAACATGATGGATTCAGGTGGCTATTGA
- a CDS encoding transporter substrate-binding domain-containing protein, which translates to MNSLKMFLSIMLIFVGVHSHAAGNCKRSYSLGVAEDQLKRKSSINGKSALPGMATELLDEIKKRVNCVFDEVPLSPEKALVELQNYRLDIFAFSFTNESFRKVADEQIIYSTSRILLVDRKFYKPAWNVQDYLKSSKIKFGALSISNYWYSPDELRMLAAESRIAYSSKIEMNGHMLAKGKVQAIFTSPAFLHRMIEAKDILKTSVAIRDPAFRLTVALMLSKKRVSPEERDQFAKAIEGMRTDGSIEKILLHYVPAEDLKTYYKF; encoded by the coding sequence ATGAACAGTCTAAAGATGTTCCTTTCAATAATGTTGATTTTCGTTGGCGTGCATTCACACGCAGCGGGTAACTGTAAACGCAGCTATTCTTTGGGAGTTGCCGAAGACCAACTCAAAAGAAAAAGCTCAATCAATGGTAAGAGTGCTTTGCCGGGGATGGCGACTGAGTTATTGGATGAAATTAAAAAACGCGTGAATTGCGTATTTGACGAAGTTCCTCTGTCCCCCGAAAAGGCCTTGGTGGAATTGCAGAACTATCGCCTGGATATCTTTGCTTTTTCATTTACGAACGAATCCTTTAGGAAAGTGGCGGACGAGCAAATCATTTATTCGACCAGCAGAATTCTTCTGGTTGATAGAAAGTTCTATAAACCAGCTTGGAATGTTCAAGACTATTTAAAGAGTTCAAAAATTAAATTTGGCGCTTTGTCGATTTCTAATTATTGGTATAGCCCTGACGAGCTCCGAATGCTTGCGGCAGAAAGTCGAATCGCCTACAGTTCAAAGATCGAGATGAATGGTCATATGCTTGCCAAAGGCAAAGTTCAGGCTATCTTTACAAGTCCTGCTTTTTTACATCGGATGATTGAAGCCAAAGATATTCTTAAGACTTCAGTAGCTATACGTGACCCTGCTTTCCGGCTGACGGTGGCTTTAATGCTTTCGAAGAAACGTGTGTCCCCTGAAGAGCGTGATCAATTTGCGAAAGCTATTGAAGGGATGCGAACTGACGGGTCGATTGAAAAGATTCTTCTTCACTATGTCCCCGCGGAAGATCTTAAGACGTACTATAAATTTTAG
- a CDS encoding radical SAM/SPASM domain-containing protein has product MNIEISNICNLQCSFCPPVEREKGMMSLEIFRSVISQVAPLTDQVTLHLMGDPLVHPKLAEFIDVCAEFQTPIFLVTNGVLMNGVKEELLLHPIIRQVNFSLHSFHDNYGDKDPTIYLNKIFKFTERAFAERPELYINYRLWNLDEPLGVGAHNRSMLDRVGQHFQFAFNQDIDVRRNKSVRIKNRLHLHFDTEFTWPALDLPILGERGTCYGLSSHFGVLADGTVVPCCLDKEGKIPLGNVKEQAIEEILGNERSQKILKGFKDNKLVENLCQRCQYITRFN; this is encoded by the coding sequence GTGAATATCGAGATCAGCAATATCTGCAACTTGCAATGCAGCTTTTGCCCTCCTGTTGAGCGCGAAAAAGGCATGATGAGTCTTGAGATCTTCCGTTCCGTCATTTCTCAGGTGGCGCCCTTAACCGACCAGGTGACTCTGCATTTAATGGGCGATCCCCTCGTTCATCCGAAGCTTGCTGAATTTATTGATGTCTGTGCAGAATTCCAGACACCGATCTTTTTGGTCACCAATGGCGTTCTAATGAACGGGGTCAAAGAAGAACTCCTGCTTCATCCGATTATTCGCCAGGTGAATTTCTCTTTACATAGCTTCCATGATAATTATGGCGATAAAGATCCCACTATTTATTTGAACAAAATTTTTAAATTCACTGAGCGCGCCTTTGCGGAACGACCTGAGCTTTACATTAACTATCGCCTATGGAATTTGGATGAGCCTCTGGGCGTTGGAGCCCATAATCGTTCGATGCTGGATCGAGTGGGCCAACACTTTCAGTTTGCCTTCAATCAAGACATTGATGTTCGTCGCAATAAGAGTGTGCGCATCAAGAACCGTCTGCACTTGCACTTTGATACAGAGTTCACTTGGCCCGCGTTGGATCTTCCCATCTTGGGCGAGCGCGGCACCTGCTATGGTCTCTCCAGCCACTTTGGTGTGCTTGCCGATGGCACAGTCGTTCCATGCTGCCTGGATAAGGAAGGTAAAATTCCTTTGGGCAACGTCAAGGAACAGGCTATTGAAGAGATCTTGGGCAATGAACGCTCGCAAAAAATTCTTAAAGGATTCAAAGACAATAAGCTTGTCGAAAATCTTTGTCAGCGCTGCCAGTATATCACGCGCTTTAATTAA
- a CDS encoding 4a-hydroxytetrahydrobiopterin dehydratase, producing MEIVQDLIGKKSHPQTRGMSEVEIRKYLAALEGWSLQEGKIVKAFSFKNYYETIAFVNALAYIIHAEDHHPELIITYNRCVVKFDTHSVNEGRGGVSENDFICAAKVDALIH from the coding sequence ATGGAAATAGTTCAAGATCTGATTGGTAAAAAGAGTCACCCACAGACCCGGGGGATGAGCGAAGTGGAAATTCGCAAATACCTGGCTGCCCTTGAAGGTTGGAGTTTGCAAGAAGGCAAAATAGTAAAAGCGTTCTCTTTTAAGAACTACTATGAAACGATCGCGTTTGTTAATGCCTTAGCCTATATCATTCACGCCGAAGATCATCACCCCGAGCTGATTATCACTTATAATCGCTGTGTTGTTAAGTTTGATACACATTCAGTGAATGAGGGGCGGGGTGGAGTTTCGGAAAACGACTTCATTTGCGCCGCGAAGGTTGATGCGCTAATTCATTGA
- a CDS encoding alkaline phosphatase D family protein, which yields MTISRREFLNISAKALAISSALSTQAFGSVAEALGSLFTGDIPICQHMTNATTSQFTVLTLGKMPYAYRVLDSQGRDVPVQLWDHATRKGFDCGIDKLFVQNLRSEERYRLRVIDKDRGTILDERIFKALPLTTKKSLRFALVSCMDDMYFYQRKNMWSRLFAHRPEMIFAIGDTVYADTFSDGTADGLWKRYCETRSLLHHFRQPFLIPTLATWDDHDYGKNNANKNFHLKEAARRIFDLFWGSREVDGFKRGYGVSSIFTGFGQRFFFMDDRYFRDDPGLSRGLHWGRDQQEDFLARLGENSKPSWILNGSQYFGNYYKQESMLKDYTANLKDVLKKLSQISAPVILGSGDIHFSEILELEPRILGYKTFEITSSSIHSFAIPLGEIMRNDRRVEYSWHHNYLIINSSVVDGGLKTLTQSYGRFGQNLFTHQGRVIR from the coding sequence ATGACCATTTCGCGCCGAGAGTTTCTAAATATTTCTGCCAAAGCTCTGGCTATTTCGTCGGCACTATCTACGCAAGCCTTCGGATCGGTTGCTGAGGCATTGGGCTCGCTCTTTACCGGCGACATTCCGATTTGTCAGCATATGACCAATGCCACGACTTCACAGTTCACCGTGCTGACCTTAGGCAAAATGCCCTATGCCTATCGCGTGCTGGATTCCCAGGGAAGGGATGTTCCTGTGCAGCTCTGGGATCATGCTACGCGAAAAGGTTTTGATTGCGGGATAGACAAGCTCTTTGTGCAAAACTTGCGTTCGGAGGAACGCTATCGCCTGCGGGTGATAGATAAAGACCGAGGGACTATTTTAGACGAGAGAATTTTCAAAGCCCTGCCTTTGACCACAAAGAAATCATTACGTTTTGCTTTGGTCAGCTGTATGGATGACATGTATTTCTATCAGCGTAAAAATATGTGGAGTCGGCTCTTTGCTCATCGTCCTGAAATGATTTTTGCCATTGGCGACACCGTCTATGCAGACACGTTCAGTGATGGAACCGCCGATGGCTTGTGGAAGCGATATTGCGAAACCCGCTCTTTGTTGCATCATTTTCGTCAGCCCTTTCTCATTCCAACCCTGGCAACCTGGGATGATCATGATTATGGCAAGAACAACGCCAATAAAAACTTTCATTTGAAAGAAGCAGCACGCCGGATATTTGATTTATTTTGGGGAAGTAGAGAAGTCGATGGATTCAAGCGGGGCTATGGTGTGAGTTCGATATTCACCGGCTTTGGGCAGCGTTTTTTCTTTATGGATGATAGATACTTCAGAGACGATCCTGGGTTGAGCAGAGGCCTGCATTGGGGCCGTGATCAACAAGAGGATTTCTTAGCGCGACTTGGAGAAAACAGCAAACCGAGTTGGATCCTCAATGGCAGTCAATATTTTGGAAACTACTACAAGCAAGAGTCGATGTTGAAAGATTATACGGCCAATCTCAAAGACGTGCTGAAGAAATTGTCTCAGATCTCAGCTCCCGTGATTTTAGGTTCGGGAGATATTCATTTCAGCGAGATTCTGGAACTGGAGCCGAGAATTCTTGGTTACAAGACGTTCGAGATCACCTCCAGCTCCATCCATAGCTTCGCGATTCCGCTGGGGGAGATCATGCGCAATGATCGTCGCGTTGAGTACTCCTGGCATCATAATTATCTCATTATCAACTCATCCGTTGTGGATGGGGGATTGAAAACTCTAACTCAATCTTATGGTCGATTTGGCCAAAATCTATTCACCCATCAAGGGCGCGTGATCAGATAA
- a CDS encoding lytic transglycosylase domain-containing protein, whose translation MRKLFILSFLLVTGCATKSREPAMVVPAGALELSQALQQGAAPTLAQLRAQSSVQGFEGLNGKDPAASLPQSLKAEKTVQVSSKEKNQQQQYLKKFRNWSLAKKTSRGHQLLADFECSKAVESQALGFSLELDFPATEASAVSQNLHEKILSCPAVSKNESLFRLAVFSIQKGECPKAEEYLNMFPASSDRGVNDRLAYLHSLCSSSKEASNRNPWGGYGILLEDANKSEHIRPQWYLSTSSGSEDWDRLLVSFIELNEKGKAETVKYLASKLNYEKFRSLPLPFQTSMLVMMSFSGADLSVFQTLHRYLADHPEMLSPSVAGLLFPVRYWKEIVENSKSADPVLVKALIRQESAFNPSARSRAKASGLMQLIYPTARIFGVKQPKQLLSPGANIHAGSEFLARLINEFGSVELALAAYNAGPGIVRQWQKRYPTNNIDLFVEMIPYTETREYVRLVTRNYKVYQSILTKPQVLGDLNY comes from the coding sequence ATGCGCAAATTATTTATTCTTTCATTCTTATTGGTGACAGGTTGTGCGACGAAGTCGCGCGAGCCGGCGATGGTTGTTCCAGCGGGGGCTCTAGAGTTGAGCCAAGCTTTGCAACAGGGAGCTGCTCCGACTTTGGCGCAATTGCGAGCGCAGTCTTCAGTGCAGGGATTTGAAGGGCTGAATGGGAAAGATCCTGCAGCATCTTTGCCGCAGTCGTTAAAGGCTGAAAAGACCGTGCAGGTTTCTTCAAAAGAAAAAAACCAACAGCAACAGTATTTGAAGAAGTTCCGCAATTGGAGCCTTGCTAAAAAAACCAGTCGCGGACATCAACTGCTGGCAGATTTTGAATGCAGCAAAGCTGTTGAAAGTCAGGCCCTTGGTTTTTCTTTAGAGTTGGATTTCCCGGCAACAGAGGCCAGTGCGGTCTCACAAAATCTGCATGAAAAGATTCTGAGCTGTCCGGCAGTTTCAAAGAATGAAAGCCTATTCCGTTTGGCAGTTTTTTCTATTCAAAAAGGGGAGTGCCCGAAGGCCGAGGAATATTTGAATATGTTCCCAGCGAGTTCAGACCGCGGTGTGAATGATCGTTTGGCTTACTTACACAGCCTGTGCTCGTCCTCTAAAGAGGCAAGCAATAGAAACCCATGGGGTGGCTACGGCATTCTTTTGGAGGATGCAAATAAGTCTGAGCATATCAGACCTCAATGGTATCTATCGACCTCCAGCGGCTCAGAGGATTGGGATCGTTTGTTAGTTTCCTTCATTGAGCTGAATGAAAAAGGCAAAGCTGAAACAGTTAAGTATCTCGCAAGCAAGTTGAACTATGAAAAGTTCAGAAGCCTGCCTTTGCCATTCCAAACTTCAATGTTAGTCATGATGAGTTTCAGCGGCGCAGACCTGTCAGTCTTCCAGACGTTGCATCGCTATTTAGCAGACCATCCTGAAATGTTATCTCCATCGGTGGCTGGTCTTTTGTTCCCGGTTCGTTATTGGAAGGAAATTGTCGAGAACAGCAAGAGCGCCGATCCAGTATTGGTGAAAGCATTGATCAGACAAGAGAGTGCCTTCAACCCATCGGCGCGAAGTCGGGCAAAGGCATCAGGTCTGATGCAGCTCATTTATCCAACGGCACGAATCTTTGGTGTGAAACAGCCTAAGCAACTTTTAAGTCCTGGCGCAAATATTCACGCAGGTTCTGAGTTCCTGGCTCGACTGATCAATGAATTTGGTTCTGTTGAATTGGCGTTAGCTGCTTACAATGCAGGTCCTGGGATCGTTCGTCAGTGGCAAAAGCGCTATCCAACCAACAACATTGATCTATTTGTTGAAATGATCCCATACACGGAAACTCGCGAGTACGTGCGCTTGGTCACCCGTAATTACAAAGTTTATCAATCTATTCTTACCAAACCACAAGTATTGGGTGATTTGAACTATTGA
- a CDS encoding glucose 1-dehydrogenase, with product MKNGAAFITGAGSGIGRATAITYAKAGIPVAVVDVSEEGARETLSLIRSSTDVPAEAFSCDVTIDGDINKAFFAAVERFGRIQYAFNNAGVEGFACSFQDATDENWDGVINVNLRGVWMCMKYELFHMAKAGGGSIVNCSSIAGIVGFTQMAPYVASKHGVLGLTKVAALEYAKQNIRVNAVCPGVIQTPMVDRFLKHEPESKSQFIQATPLGRLGTPEEIAEAALWLNSDKASFVTGQALVADGGWVIQ from the coding sequence ATGAAAAATGGAGCCGCCTTTATTACCGGTGCAGGTTCTGGCATTGGCAGAGCCACTGCCATCACATATGCGAAAGCGGGAATCCCTGTTGCCGTCGTGGATGTTTCAGAAGAAGGAGCGCGAGAAACGCTATCTCTGATTCGATCCAGCACCGACGTTCCAGCAGAGGCCTTCAGTTGTGACGTGACTATTGATGGAGACATCAATAAAGCCTTTTTCGCAGCGGTCGAAAGATTTGGTCGAATCCAATATGCCTTCAACAATGCCGGAGTCGAAGGCTTTGCCTGTTCCTTTCAAGACGCCACAGACGAAAATTGGGACGGCGTTATCAATGTCAACTTACGTGGTGTTTGGATGTGCATGAAGTACGAACTTTTTCATATGGCCAAAGCCGGTGGCGGCTCGATCGTGAATTGCTCTTCCATTGCAGGAATTGTGGGCTTCACACAAATGGCACCTTATGTTGCCAGCAAACACGGAGTCCTGGGGCTGACTAAAGTTGCCGCTCTGGAATATGCAAAACAAAACATTCGGGTCAATGCAGTCTGCCCCGGAGTTATTCAAACCCCTATGGTTGACCGCTTTCTAAAGCATGAACCTGAAAGCAAATCACAGTTTATTCAGGCCACCCCTTTGGGACGACTTGGAACACCGGAGGAAATTGCAGAGGCAGCACTTTGGTTGAATTCAGACAAGGCCTCCTTCGTTACAGGTCAGGCCTTGGTTGCAGATGGTGGCTGGGTGATTCAATAG
- a CDS encoding acetyl-CoA hydrolase/transferase family protein, producing MKSNNAFDVLQYVQSHQRIFIHGGAATPMVLTKALVEHAPRLKDVELIHIHTMDQATYADEKFAGSFRVANLFVGPNMRPKMKEGRVDYLPCFLSEIPNLFRSGKRPLDVALIHVSPPDIHGYCTLGTSVDVARAAIDSAKIIIAQINKKMPRVHGDGFIHMDRIAHFIEIDEPLPESLPGPLGKDELAIGKYIADLIEDGSTLQIGIGSIPDAALANLKDRRHLGLHSEMWSDGALELLKCGAIDNSQKKVHAGKTVSGFVIGSQALYDFIHDNPSVEQLDIGYVNNPTTIARNPKVIAINSAVEIDLTGQICADSVGSKIISGVGGQMDFMRGATLSPGGKPIIALTSRTRKGISRIVPTLKVGAGVVTTRAHVHYVVTEYGIADLYGKTLHERALALIAIAHPEDRVALEKSWYNKESL from the coding sequence GTGAAATCAAACAATGCCTTCGATGTCCTTCAATATGTGCAATCACATCAGCGAATCTTTATTCACGGAGGCGCGGCGACTCCCATGGTACTCACCAAAGCTCTTGTCGAGCATGCTCCTCGTTTGAAAGATGTGGAACTCATTCATATACATACGATGGATCAGGCAACCTACGCCGATGAAAAATTCGCAGGCAGTTTTAGAGTGGCAAATCTTTTTGTCGGACCGAATATGCGCCCTAAAATGAAAGAGGGCCGGGTCGACTATCTCCCCTGCTTCCTTTCTGAAATTCCGAACTTGTTTCGCTCTGGCAAAAGGCCCTTGGATGTCGCGCTTATCCACGTATCACCTCCCGATATACATGGTTACTGTACGTTGGGGACCAGTGTCGACGTGGCTCGGGCTGCCATTGATTCCGCAAAGATCATCATTGCTCAGATCAACAAGAAAATGCCTCGTGTGCATGGTGATGGGTTTATTCACATGGATCGCATTGCTCATTTCATTGAAATCGACGAACCTCTGCCGGAGTCTTTACCAGGCCCTTTGGGTAAGGATGAGCTGGCCATTGGCAAATATATCGCAGATCTGATTGAAGATGGTTCAACCTTGCAAATTGGCATTGGCAGCATTCCAGACGCAGCTTTGGCCAATTTGAAAGACCGAAGGCATCTGGGGTTGCATTCAGAAATGTGGTCCGATGGGGCTCTTGAACTTCTCAAATGCGGTGCCATCGACAACTCGCAAAAAAAAGTTCACGCTGGGAAAACCGTTTCGGGCTTTGTCATCGGCAGCCAGGCTCTGTATGACTTTATCCATGACAATCCCAGTGTCGAACAATTGGATATTGGCTATGTCAATAATCCGACAACGATTGCGCGAAATCCAAAGGTGATTGCAATCAACTCCGCGGTGGAAATAGATCTGACGGGACAAATCTGTGCCGACTCTGTGGGCTCAAAAATCATATCTGGTGTGGGAGGGCAAATGGACTTCATGCGTGGCGCCACTCTCTCTCCTGGCGGAAAGCCCATCATTGCGTTGACCAGCAGAACCCGCAAAGGAATCTCCCGCATCGTCCCCACCTTAAAAGTCGGCGCGGGGGTTGTTACAACCAGAGCCCATGTCCACTACGTGGTCACTGAATATGGAATCGCAGATCTCTATGGAAAAACTTTGCACGAGCGGGCGCTGGCCTTGATCGCTATCGCACACCCAGAAGATCGTGTAGCCCTTGAGAAATCTTGGTACAACAAGGAGAGTTTATGA
- a CDS encoding MBL fold metallo-hydrolase RNA specificity domain-containing protein → MEITFLGAAGTVTGSKYLLRSERANVLIDCGMFQGLKEFRVLNWDVLPVDIAHIDAVILTHAHLDHCGYLPRLVKSGFQGPIYGTEATIELAKVVLLDAAKIQEEDAAHANKHGFSKHHPALPLYDSTDVEATFPLFKHQPFHTKFALKDLEFYFSEAGHILGAASVMVSYRKTSILFSGDIGRKQDPIMRPPELPRACDYIVMESTYGDRPHRGPASKEVLRDLVNKIHQRKSILLIPAFAIGRSQNLLIELIELRHSGQIPKEIPIYLNTPMGQEVTRLYRTYASLLKVSSQKIEELFKEVHFIKSADESRSLNEKSGPMIIIAASGMLSGGRILYHLEAFGDNKNNIILLAGFQSAGTRGWALANGCTEVKIHGRFTQINAEVITSDSFSAHADQKELLEWVKAARQRPEKVFLVHGEPSAASELGHRIINQIGFSVYIPKMNERVKLEKMKAVTFAEPPSYDPQI, encoded by the coding sequence ATGGAGATTACTTTTTTGGGTGCAGCTGGAACAGTCACAGGATCCAAATACTTGCTTCGCTCTGAACGAGCGAATGTTTTGATTGATTGCGGGATGTTTCAAGGTCTGAAGGAGTTTCGCGTACTAAACTGGGATGTCTTGCCCGTTGATATTGCCCATATTGACGCCGTTATACTCACACATGCCCATCTCGATCACTGTGGGTATTTACCACGTTTGGTTAAAAGTGGATTTCAAGGACCGATCTATGGGACCGAAGCCACCATTGAGCTTGCGAAGGTCGTCCTTCTTGATGCGGCCAAGATTCAAGAGGAGGACGCCGCTCACGCCAACAAGCATGGCTTTTCGAAACACCATCCTGCCCTGCCACTGTATGACTCCACGGATGTTGAGGCGACTTTTCCACTTTTTAAACATCAGCCTTTCCATACGAAATTTGCTTTGAAAGATCTGGAATTTTATTTCTCTGAAGCGGGACATATTCTTGGCGCCGCCTCTGTCATGGTTTCTTATCGCAAAACCAGTATCTTATTTTCAGGTGATATCGGCAGAAAACAAGATCCCATCATGCGTCCGCCAGAGCTTCCTCGTGCCTGTGACTATATCGTCATGGAATCCACCTATGGCGACCGACCTCATCGCGGCCCTGCCAGCAAAGAAGTCCTTCGTGATTTGGTCAACAAGATCCATCAACGTAAAAGTATCCTGCTGATTCCCGCTTTTGCCATCGGTCGTTCCCAGAATTTACTGATTGAGCTTATCGAACTTCGCCATAGTGGACAAATCCCCAAAGAGATTCCCATCTATCTAAACACCCCGATGGGACAAGAGGTGACTCGGCTTTATCGAACCTACGCCTCTTTGCTGAAAGTTTCATCTCAGAAAATTGAAGAGCTCTTCAAGGAAGTTCACTTCATCAAATCCGCCGATGAGTCCCGGTCCCTGAATGAAAAATCGGGTCCCATGATCATCATCGCGGCAAGTGGCATGCTCTCCGGGGGGCGTATTCTTTACCACCTCGAAGCCTTTGGCGATAATAAGAACAACATCATTCTTTTGGCTGGTTTTCAAAGTGCCGGCACACGGGGATGGGCTTTAGCCAATGGGTGCACTGAGGTCAAAATCCACGGTCGCTTTACCCAAATTAATGCTGAAGTTATAACTTCAGATTCTTTCTCGGCTCATGCCGACCAGAAGGAACTTTTAGAATGGGTTAAAGCCGCCCGACAGCGCCCCGAAAAAGTTTTTTTAGTCCACGGTGAACCGTCAGCTGCAAGTGAACTTGGGCATCGTATTATCAATCAAATTGGTTTTTCCGTTTATATTCCGAAAATGAACGAACGCGTGAAACTTGAAAAAATGAAAGCCGTGACCTTCGCAGAGCCGCCATCTTATGATCCACAAATTTAG
- a CDS encoding universal stress protein: MPPTKVLLTDDISSLSVKGRKRSHQLRNLAAHLCQALEAQLHFLYVEDIPEHLRKRKLLAPLDKRSPQMITQLKEDLDKVSPESEVHIESGHPLEGILKWIKKNSPNLVVIGTRGLSGIGKIFLGSVAEEVIRHSTVPVVVVGPKVKKAGFATKGKKQRILLLTDLTSASKPAEDFARKLAKSTDARVTIFHSVGDAIMHVKEVFLHSRIPIYSLDKQIAEMKRWGREETTKRVDQFKKDGIVTTGQVVTEEREIEKELKRELESDYDLLIMGTHSRNKLLTSFLGSTARNACLTSPVPVVVVRSI, encoded by the coding sequence ATGCCACCTACAAAAGTTCTGCTCACGGATGACATTAGCAGTCTCTCAGTCAAGGGAAGAAAAAGATCCCATCAGCTGCGAAATCTAGCAGCTCATCTTTGCCAAGCTCTCGAGGCGCAGCTGCATTTTCTGTATGTTGAGGACATTCCTGAGCATTTGCGAAAAAGAAAACTCTTGGCTCCGCTGGACAAGCGCAGCCCGCAGATGATTACGCAGTTGAAAGAAGACCTCGACAAGGTTTCGCCTGAAAGTGAAGTCCATATCGAGTCGGGCCATCCCCTCGAAGGAATCTTAAAGTGGATCAAGAAAAATTCCCCAAACCTGGTTGTCATTGGAACCCGGGGGCTCAGTGGAATAGGAAAAATATTTCTAGGCAGTGTGGCGGAAGAGGTCATCAGACACAGCACCGTCCCTGTCGTCGTGGTAGGTCCGAAAGTAAAAAAAGCGGGCTTCGCCACAAAGGGGAAAAAGCAACGCATTCTGCTACTGACAGACCTCACATCTGCCAGCAAACCCGCTGAAGATTTTGCCCGAAAGTTGGCGAAGTCCACCGATGCAAGGGTCACCATCTTTCACTCGGTGGGTGATGCAATCATGCATGTCAAAGAGGTATTCTTACACAGTCGAATTCCGATTTACTCTTTAGACAAACAAATTGCTGAGATGAAACGCTGGGGCCGGGAAGAAACCACAAAAAGAGTCGACCAATTCAAAAAAGACGGCATTGTCACAACCGGCCAAGTGGTCACAGAAGAACGCGAAATAGAAAAAGAACTAAAGCGCGAATTGGAAAGTGACTACGATCTTTTAATCATGGGTACGCATAGCAGAAACAAACTTTTGACATCCTTCCTGGGAAGCACCGCTCGCAATGCCTGCCTGACCTCACCTGTCCCTGTCGTGGTTGTTCGTTCTATTTAA